In Plasmodium malariae genome assembly, chromosome: 11, the following proteins share a genomic window:
- the PmUG01_11027800 gene encoding conserved Plasmodium protein, unknown function: MNELKELSKKIKENTNVKKDEKTYEPEIKNLFENFLSNNSINYLSSLINKTNLNDKLSKNVKEEINNRSRDIENGSLNKKKNLNNEIHSEQESGLKEDATSSISKKLSIEKKKENKEYLEGFLLDNKNIGCINVKKVMQNKKFFEFKDLNKLINSFNDEIIERIKNLENFINKNKIKNDYSDKILMTEKFNREMKNIEKKFKANNPLYELYITRKKKKKNYESLLFLKNFFNCLKNYMHFLDKSEKNYKKLNIWKSLIYLRNCRLHILLIQAIFKCVKDDLYHALNENENNKFGKGKKREENRQADAYIDYNSQFNNTTKLDKLQAEFEAQGIFMNGKKNDLNEYGQNKYDQNKCDEEIYGNNDSTAPIDGPDKHTDIKLMEDLKKLFQIQSTSPNPSNKVIFLKEIKIKYDNILNNLKNIVQTIFKKMFVLSDNIKIYKYIYLNSSDVFLNSENIREQKITYSIFWYFAYILKEHTKYLEIIKNYLFLNLFKLMVLFYCIVKNLNGREILHNLNKVKQINTLTYESVKKFVSNVIGKNRMNFSISDDSHNIFNKFKNYLFCVHNDKSLHSGIISERVKEINDILFSKIYLSNYIFDNEEYILIDIESFFSNFFLSLECIKNRDSQNILPRKEEFSESANVCNKNDETFMNSSGSNGKMLKKYFFPNISIHKNEDVKKFDHDCVQNDTSSSIPTNEDNDMRNKIDKGTGCHDFFIILSRCMFEFHHIIEQLFVINKKEKKLLDIRTGKQICPEELVHIFNFYFDNKTNKTSYEQAYFNKFEDNFNEEEKLSNIKEKLIKKYQYIKQRVQHSSEAVQNDETLFSLYILNKELNKNVFSFFHKLNLKRNNLTDICNVYYIYMWKKEEQKFFLLIKNIFKNNLIYYLNYVYSILNDLFLFKKEGEYILVDQNIHNYVYNIFFDINNSYNLRNIEELNFNTILRYIEEGQIALNKSLKELVDKTITEKNVHNQNVLNRGNTTKVLVTTKEVKTGDGNKEQGKIGKKSMFDDNNDEEHSNHCSDKNSVSITIRRSNLDCIRIHKKLLYLVFTIYRIVHLSYTVLFKINENKKRNCSKKNVDNIKNGNSNMNEKLKYIININIILFSYKIIKHIYNMFLSYSFFIFRFSCLPNIKNKEEHLLCIINDSIFLKKVLENINRVYMNYKELFNFTISKEHIIFENFETNKDYLFGRDGNSPIDTGTHINRISNNTNCKGSNHSEKYSDNCYVDRKHCYKKNSNNRYHAQNSYNHLKYNIFDKNSFEIEMKQKKREHIKCSPKKNILYINKINILKKIHLFIDKFHLNLNVFKNMFIKIYKQKFTYLLKQDILFIDDQFLINSSKAIAIVFEFFQIQDLCKLIHKDIVLRIVDYFFYLINEHLHNYVMDKRRIDEEERKLLYEKLVFIQNSLSFILNNYRGTKNMLLLCFIRRSKSAVPQEENSILKIADEMSMNLINLKKNKILFLLLFCKIKYILNAKKGILEMYNAQVVHVFLSNNPYAYGDENFDAILNEFK; encoded by the exons atgaatgaattaaaagagttaagtaaaaagataaaagaaaacactaacgtaaaaaaagatgaaaaaacaTATGAACCTGAAATTAAGAACTTATTCGAGAACTTCCTTAGCAACAATTCGATAAATTATTTGAGTTCccttattaataaaacaaatttaaatgataaacttagtaaaaatgtaaaagagGAAATCAACAACAGAAGTCGTGATATTGAAAATGGTagcttaaataaaaaaaaaaatctgaACAATGAAATTCATTCTGAACAGGAAAGTGGCCTAAAAGAAGACGCAACATCTTCGATAAGTAAGAAACTAtcaatagaaaaaaagaaagaaaacaAAGAATATTTAGAAGGCTTTTTATtggataataaaaatataggttgtataaatgtaaaaaaagttatgcaaaataaaaagttttttgaatttaaagATTTAAATAAACTAATAAACAGTTTTAATGATGAAATTATAGAGAGAATTAAAAATctagaaaattttattaacaaaaataaaataaaaaatgactATAGTGATAAAATCTTAATGacagaaaaatttaatagggaaatgaaaaatattgaaaaaaaattcaagGCTAATAACCCTTtgtatgaattatatataacaaggaaaaaaaaaaaaaaaaactatgaGTCCTTACTGTTCCTAAAAAACTTCTTTAactgtttaaaaaattacatgcattttttagataaatcggagaaaaattataaaaaattaaatatttggaaatcattaatttatttaagaaattgtagattgcatattttattaatacaagCAATATTTAAATGTGTAAAAGACGATTTATACCACGctttaaatgaaaatgaaaacaacAAGTTtggaaaaggaaagaaaagaGAGGAAAATAGACAAGCGGATGCTTACATAGATTATAATTCACAATTTAACAATACTACTAAATTGGACAAATTACAGGCAGAATTTGAGGCACAAGGCATCTTTATGAatggaaagaaaaatgaCCTAAACGAATATGGTCAAAACAAGTATGATCAGAACAAATGTGATGAAGAAATCTATGGTAATAATGACTCAACCGCTCCAATTGATGGGCCTGATAAACATACAGACATAAAATTGATGGAAGATTTGAAAAAGTTATTTCAAATACAGTCCACTTCACCTAATCCAAGTAAcaaagtaatatttttgaaagaaattaaaattaaatatgataacatattaaataatctGAAGAATATTGTGcaaactatttttaaaaaaatgtttgttCTTAGcgataatattaaaatatataaatacatatatttgaattcaagtgatgtttttttaaatagtgaaaatatcagggaacaaaaaattacgTACTCTATCTTTTGGTATTTTgcgtatattttaaaagagcATACTAAATATttggaaataataaaaaattacctatttttaaatttgttcaAATTGATGGTCTTATTTTATTgcattgtaaaaaatttgaatggaagagaaatattacataatcTAAATAAAGTGAAACAGATAAACACTTTAACATATGAGagtgtaaaaaaatttgtttcaAATGTGATAGGGAAAAATAGAATGAATTTTTCCATATCCGATGATTCTCacaacatttttaataaatttaaaaattatctatTTTGTGTACATAATGATAAATCGCTACACAGTGGCATAATATCTGAAAGggtaaaagaaataaacgATATATTATTCAGTAAAATATACTTAagcaattatatatttgataatGAAGAATACATCCTTATTGACATAGAAAgtttttttagtaatttcTTTTTGTCATTAGAGTGTATCAAAAATAGAGATTCACAGAACATTTTACCCCGTAAGGAAGAATTTTCAGAAAGTGCAAATGTGTGTaacaaaaatgatgaaaCATTTATGAACAGTTCAGGAAGTAATGGAAAGATGttgaagaaatatttttttccaaatattTCAATCCATAAAAATGAGGATGTTAAAAAATTCGATCATGACTGTGTTCAGAATGATACGAGCAGTAGTATTCCTACTAATGAAGATAATGATATGAGGAACAAAATTGATAAAGGTACAGGATGTCACgattttttcatcattttatCTCGTTGTATGTTCGAATTTCACCATATTATAGAACAGCtatttgttataaataaaaaagaaaaaaaacttttagaTATTAGAACTGGAAAACAAATATGCCCAGAAGAAttagtacatatatttaatttttattttgataataaaacaaataaaactaGCTATGAGCaagcatattttaataaatttgaaGACAATTTCAATGAGGAAGAAAAGCtaagtaatataaaagagaagttaataaagaaatatcaGTATATCAAGCAAAGAGTGCAACATAGCAGTGAAGCAGTACAAAACGATGAGACCCTTTTTTCTCTCTATATACTAAATAAAGAAttgaataaaaatgtattttctttttttcataaattaaatttgaaACGAAATAACTTAACGGATATTtgtaatgtatattatatatatatgtggaaGAAAGAGGAGCAGAAATTTTTTCTGTtaattaagaatatttttaaaaataacttaatttattatctCAATTACGTTTATTCTATATTAAAcgatttatttctttttaaaaaagaggGAGAGTATATTTTGGTAGATCAAAATATTCacaattatgtatataatatattttttgatataaataatagttaCAATCTGAGAAATATAGAAGAACTAAATTTTAACACAATTTTGAGATATATTGAGGAAGGGCAAATTGCATTGAATAAAAGTCTAAAGGAACTGGTTGACAAGAcaattacagaaaaaaatgttcataaCCAGAATGTATTAAATAGGGGTAACACAACTAAAGTGCTAGTTACAACTAAGGAGGTTAAAACAGGTGATGGCAACAAGGAACAAGGTAAAATTGGTAAGAAGTCAATGtttgatgataataatgatgaagaACATTCTAACCACTGTTCAGATAAAAACAGTGTAAGTATAACTATTAGACGAAGTAACCTAGACTGCATACGAATTCATAAGAAATTACTTTATTTAGTATTTACAATTTACCGTATAGTACATTTGTCTTATACTGTTTTGTTTAAGATTAacgaaaacaaaaaaaggaattgttcaaaaaagaatgtggataacataaaaaatggaaattctaacatgaatgaaaaattgaaatacattataaatattaacataatattgttctcttataaaataattaaacatatttataatatgtttttaagttactctttttttatttttcgctTTTCGTGTTTAccgaatataaaaaataaggaggAACATTTGTTATGCATAATTAATgatagtatatttttaaaaaaggtgttagaaaatattaacagagtttatatgaattataaagaattatttaattttaccatttctaaggaacatataatatttgaaaattttgaaacAAATAAGGATTACTTATTTGGCAGGGATGGAAATTCTCCCATTGATACTGGTACGCATATAAATCGTATAAGCAATAATACAAATTGTAAAGGTAGTAATCACAGTGAAAAATACAGTGATAATTGTTATGTGGACCGTAAACATtgctacaaaaaaaatagtaacaatagATATCATGCACAGAACAGTTATAaccatttaaaatataatatttttgataaaaacaGCTTCGAAATAGAAATGAAGCAGAAGAAAAGAgaacatataaaatgttcaccaaagaaaaatattttatacataaataaaattaatatcttaaaaaaaatacacctGTTTATTgataaatttcatttaaatttgaatgtttttaaaaacatgtttattaaaatttataagcaAAAATTTACGTATCTTTTAAAACAAGATATTCTTTTCATAGATGAccaatttttaataaattcttCTAAAGCAATCGCTATagtttttgaattttttcaaattcaAGATTTGTgtaaattaatacataaagATATTGTATTACGCATAGTAGACTATTTCTTTTACCTTATAAATGAACACCTTCATAATTATGTAATGGATAAAAGACGAATAGATGAAGAGGAGAGGAAACTTCTCTACGAAAAACTTGTCTTCATTCAAAATAGCTTATCCTTTATTTTGAACAATTATAGGGGTacgaaaaatatgttattactCTGTTTCATTCGTCGCTCC AAAAGCGCTGTACCACAGGAAGAAaatagtattttaaaaattgccGATGAAATGTCCatgaatttaataaatttaaaaaaaaataaaatattatttttactacttttttgtaaaataaaatatattttaaatgcgaaaaaaggaattttgGAAATGTATAATGCACAAGTTGTCCATGTGTTCTTATCAAATAATCCCTATGCATATGGCGATGAAAATTTTGATGCTATATTGAATGAGTTTAAGTAA
- the PmUG01_11027900 gene encoding small subunit rRNA processing factor, putative encodes MKKKKNYMLVDTSKIKFVENSESEDVEFEDDVNSSNVENFNSVDDTLSDSNNESSDLKSTSGKKKKKKKKSFDDSDSDSDNDNDNDNGGDEDKDDEVENEKDDDFIKISWEKDKRNYYQYESENSSSDNEENDERIKEAIYLNKKEKENLNENDFDLCDIYMTEKEDKILEKKKGGHGIDEEENIIKRLISDVSKDLKGKKNEITLEGKNKKEIEQIVMSEQQEYKILLKELSSNIQKVFNEINDNKKLFEFKEIDENNVSPSDINKNTLLYLKKKNETMLTYIIYITYYVFLKIMNCYTHNHPVLDKLIYMNTIISKTNDLDSKIKFKIQQLNKSSGRELGELGSSKKNGETISKKVKMRENVSKGANELELDDVEEDSEDEDNVEDEDDVNDTEDNDEEVDDEEVNDEEVDDEEVDDEEVDDEEDDGDEDDDEEDDGDEDDEAQDGEVNGDNEKYKNKKYKISKSLITEYTDSHIREKEKEEKKKKREKIKNERNVFLKEIKDMVSNRPEKIEEHNYMKKMEEKLMHFDEKILNKKIKALNKKKNKLNNLSNVGMTSNDLLKFVELPEMNQEEKNKNLEEKKIFRSNINKIKQMKKNKLTNNVNDDFVSFKKFDKINSRYTSYKSEDYNNSNNAKFGKNIYNEIDDEKIKSMISFKKKRKENKKLNLEQKNREIRKKLVDEENEISDRRIPNKNIIQNKGLVRKRKSTDGNARVHNKIKFMKKMKTYNSQHPKLKVHENNYSGEKRGINPYLKKSIDIK; translated from the coding sequence atgaagaagaaaaaaaattatatgttagTTGATACCAGCAAAATTAAGTTTGTTGAGAATTCCGAATCGGAAGATGTTGAATTTGAGGATGATGTCAATAGTAGTAATGTGGAAAACTTTAATTCCGTGGATGATACTTTAAGTGATAGTAACAATGAAAGTAGTGACCTCAAATCTACAAgcggtaaaaaaaaaaagaaaaaaaagaaaagttttGATGATAGTGATAGTGATagtgataatgataatgataatgataatggCGGTGATGAAGACAAAGACGACGAAGTAGAAAACGAAAAAGATGACGATTTCATAAAGATATCTTGGGAGAaagataaaagaaattactaTCAATATGAAAGTGAAAATTCGTCAAGTGATAATGAAGAAAACGAtgaaagaataaaagaagctatttatctaaataaaaaagaaaaagagaattTGAATGAAAATGATTTTGATTTATGTGACATCTATATGACAGAAAAAGAGGACAagattttagaaaaaaaaaaggggggcCATGGCATAGATGAGGAAGAGAACATTATTAAAAGACTAATTAGCGATGTGAGTAAGGATTtaaaaggcaaaaaaaatgaaataaccTTAGAAGGtaagaataaaaaggaaattgaACAAATAGTTATGAGTGAACAacaagaatataaaattcttttaaaggAGTTGTCTTCGAATATTCAAAAagtttttaatgaaattaatgataataaaaaattatttgaatttaaggaaattgatgaaaataatgtTAGTCCATCTGATATTAATAAGAATACTTTACtttatcttaaaaaaaaaaatgaaacaatgttaacttacattatatatattacatattatgtgtttcttaaaattatgaattgTTATACTCATAATCACCCAGTACtagataaattaatatatatgaacacaaTCATTTCAAAAACAAATGATTTAGACAGTAAAATAAAGTTCAAAATTCAGCAGCTAAATAAATCCTCGGGTAGAGAGTTGGGCGAATTAGGGTCATCAAAAAAGAATGGTGAGACTATATCTAAAAAGGTGAAGATGAGAGAAAATGTTAGTAAAGGAGCGAATGAACTAGAGTTAGATGACGTGGAAGAAGATAGTGAGGATGAGGATAATGTTGAGGATGAAGATGATGTTAATGATACGGAAGATAATGATGAGGAAGTCGATGATGAGGAAGTTAATGATGAGGAAGTTGATGATGAGGAAGTTGATGATGAGGAAGTTGATGATGAGGAAGACGATGGTGACGAAGATGATGATGAGGAAGACGATGGTGACGAAGATGATGAGGCTCAGGATGGCGAAGTAAATGGTGATAacgaaaaatacaaaaacaaaaaatataaaatcagCAAAAGCCTTATAACGGAATACACAGATAGTCACATAAGGGAAAAGGAGaaggaagaaaagaaaaagaaaagggaaaaaattaaaaatgagaGAAACGTATTtttaaaggaaataaaagataTGGTATCAAATAGACCAGAAAAAATCGAAgaacataattatatgaagaaaatggAGGAAAAGTTAATGCATtttgatgaaaaaattttaaataaaaaaattaaagcattaaataaaaagaaaaacaagcTGAATAATTTAAGTAACGTTGGAATGACATCCAATGATTTATTGAAATTTGTGGAATTACCCGAAATGAACcaagaagagaaaaataagaatttggaagaaaagaaaatttttagaagcaacattaataaaatcaaacaaatgaagaaaaataaattaacaaataacGTGAATGACGACTTTGTTTCCTTTAAAAAGTTTGACAAAATTAATAGCAGATATACCTCATATAAGAGTGAAGATTACAATAATTCTAATAATGCTAAATTTGGaaagaacatatataatgaaatagatGATGAAAAAATCAAAAGTATGAtaagctttaaaaaaaagagaaaagaaaataaaaaattaaacttggaacaaaaaaatagagaaatacgaaaaaaattagtggacgaagaaaatgaaataagtGATAGAAGAAtaccaaataaaaatattatacaaaataaggGCTTAGTACGAAAGAGAAAATCAACCGATGGAAATGCAAGAGTtcataacaaaattaaatttatgaaaaaaatgaaaacctATAATAGTCAACATCCAAAATTAAAAGTtcatgaaaataattattcagGCGAAAAAAGAGGAATAAATCCATACCTAAAAAAATCCATAGatatcaaataa